The Scophthalmus maximus strain ysfricsl-2021 chromosome 7, ASM2237912v1, whole genome shotgun sequence genome includes a window with the following:
- the blm gene encoding Bloom syndrome protein homolog isoform X2, with protein MSALPQNNLQEQLARHSSSAPSRLSLAKPKPGAFSFKKKSSSGTTKVEVQTKVNCSNALANIDVNVSKKNSLVTKSLLGFSNKLERPQKINNFFPVTSKGKSDSVSSAGTCAPSAHARSAVSTAPAKHESQSTCGNGTATSLDASLGFPMDEWDDFDDFETPVKAKNDSFSSETLGNSTKPVSPPVGEKNGFTGKLNLDASVMTPDLSKKNGLCMETDELEHGVNKAAVSPAELFLDDSPVKPRQRPHAHLKSVMSDSDDDNDVVFEPFGEKTDDKKKTIDPTVIELDEYSEPEDDKDYIPPSPPPDVISYTASVVETRSKMTDAKSRGSQVHAKGPITAPREPLVQHSKDKINEELFSIMDSICSLVDSIPEYELIGLCCGSELLLKRAQRKRILATGGDALFRMQQPDSTVISEPSLKYNSSVGCDMSSVLSSSSSVPVDPKKPPHIRRSSVIPMNYDSHPSDSIIDAEPLHSKDSRTLHVEYESVCDSPSPHNLTESSFNFSKKPSTNLDGSDLFFSPKKQEAISRNKTTAAATEDTGPDDFDIDDFDIDDFNDSDIPDYFDEPSTLSLSGQNSSTVSTTVREGGPSKSLWEKKPTTPASAPKPPKICSPEPTFRNPAHDRFRGFNFPHSQEMMKIFHKRFGLHQFRFNQLEAINATLQGEDSFILMPTGGGKSLCYQLPACLSSGVTVVISPLKSLIVDQVQKLTTLDIPATSLSGDKSDSEAGRIYMQLSRKDPIVKLLYVTPEKVSASHKLISALHNLYERGLLARFVIDEAHCVSQWGHDFRPDYKRLHELRQKFPNVRMMALTATATPRVQKDILNQLNMTQPQVFTMSFNRTNLKYSVLSKKPKKVDEDCITWIKKHYPRDSGIVYCLSRNDCDTMAESLQRAGILARSYHAGLSDGDREYAQTKWINQDGCQVICATIAFGMGIDKPDVRYVIHASLPKSVEGYYQESGRAGRDGEISHCILFYSYADVQRIKRIIGLDKEGDKHTKATHFNNLHSMVHFCENMMDCRRIQLLAYFGELNFSKSFCKDHADVSCDNCAKPNQYKMRNVTEDVTKIVRFVQENCEKVGARFGKTAQQNRLTLNMLVDIFLGSKSAKMQTGMFGMGKAYSRHNADRLFKKLVLDNVLVEDLHITYNGQAVSYTSAGPKAMNVLSGHMQVEFYETESASSIRKHKAAVAKNVSQRDEMVQQCLKELTDLCKQLGKAFGIHYYNIFSTATLKKIAEKLSSDPEVLLQIDGVTEDKLEKYGAEVIQVLQKYSEWQLPGEQADGGGEQWIDTTRGRANIDYDDDDDTESSTYFRNQGAQGRKRKKAPFFQYSKRKAYGNASSNSRGQGYNSNKSWSSSASRGGSRAAGRGSRSTAGDASAGRRPGFLAAPTPQTKQRPFLKPTFSHLS; from the exons ATGTCCGCTCTCCCGCAGAATaacctgcaggagcagctggCGAGGCACAGCAGCAGCGCTCCGAGCAGGCTGTCTCTGGCCAAACCCAAACCGGG GGCCTTTTCTTTCAAGAAGAAGTCCTCGTCGGGTACGACAAAGGTGGAAGTCCAAACAAAGGTAAACTGCTCAAATGCTTTGGCAAACATAGATGTTAATGTCTCTAAGAAGAACAGTTTGGTGACTAAATCTCTTTTGGGATTTTCGAACAAGCTTGAGAGACCGCAAAAAATCAACAACTTCTTCCCTGTAACTTCAAAAGGCAAGTCGGACTCTGTCAGCTCAGCAGGTACCTGTGCTCCCTCAGCCCACGCTCGTTCAGCAGTGTCTACCGCTCCAGCTAAACATGAGAGCCAGTCCACTTGTGGAAATGGCACCGCCACGAGTCTGGATGCATCTCTTGGATTCCCGATGGACGAGTGGGATGATTTTGATGACTTTGAAACTCCCGTCAAAGCAAAAAATGACTCCTTCAGTTCAGAAACATTGGGGAACAGTACCAAGCCGGTCTCCCCCCCTGtcggagaaaaaaatggattcacgGGGAAACTAAACCTTGACGCCTCTGTGATGACGCCAGACTTGAGCAAGAAGAATGGTCTTTGTATGGAAACTGATGAGCTGGAACACGGTGTCAACAAGGCCGCAGTTTCACCAGCAGAGCTTTTCCTGGATGATTCCCCCGTTAAGCCTAGACAACGTCCTCACGCTCACCTGAAGTCTGTCATGAGCGACAGTGACGATGACAACGATGTTGTGTTTGAGCCTTTTGGAGAAAAGACAG atgataagaaaaaaacaattgaccCCACAGTAATAGAGCTCGATGAATACTCGGAGCCTGAGGATGACAAGGACTACATTCCCCCTTCACCACCTCCAGATGTGATCTCTTATACGGCTTCTGTAGTGGAGAcgag ATCTAAAATGACTGACGCTAAAAGCAGGGGCAGCCAAGTACACGCCAAGGGACCCATCACTGCTCCGCGTGAACCTTTGGTTCAACactcaaaagacaaaataa ACGAGGAGCTTTTCAGTATCATGGATTCCATCTGCTCTCTGGTTGATTCCATCCCTGAATATGAACTAATAGGTCTGTGTTGTGGAAGTGAGCTTTTACTGAAAAGGGCTCAAAg GAAGAGGATTCTTGCGACTGGTGGCGATGCTCTGTTCAGGATGCAGCAGCCAGACAGCACTGTGATTTCTGAACCCAGCTTAAAATACAATTCCTCCGTTGGCTGTGACATGTCCAGTGTCTTGTCTTCTAGCAGCTCCGTCCCCGTGGACCCAAAAAAACCTCCTCACATCAGGAGGTCATCAGTAATCCCTATGAACTATGACTCTCATCCCTCTGACAGTATTATTGACGCGGAGCCCTTGCACAGTAAAGACAGCAGGACATTACACGTGGAGTATGAGAGTGTATGTGACTCTCCATCACCTCACAACCTCACGGAATCATCTTTTAATTTCTCAAAGAAGCCGAGCACGAACCTGGATGGCTCAGATCTCTTCTTCTCACCCAAGAAGCAAGAGGCGATTTCGCGGAACAAAACAACCGCCGCAGCGACAGAAGACACAGGACCGGACGACTTTGACATAGACGACTTTGACATAGACGACTTTAATGACTCGGACATCCCCGATTACTTTGATGAACCCTCgactttgtctctgtctggaCAAAACTCAAGCACTGTGTCCACAAcggtgagagagggggggccgAGCAAGTCTCTGTGGGAGAAGAAACCAACAACACCTGCGTCTGCGCCCAAGCCTCCAAAGATCTGCTCCCCTG AGCCCACCTTCAGAAACCCAGCCCACGATCGATTCCGAGGGTTCAACTTCCCCCACTCCCAGGAGATGATGAAGATCTTCCACAAGCGTTTTGGTCTGCATCAGTTCAGGTTCAATCAACTGGAAGCCATTAATGCGACGCTTCAGGGAGAAGACTCGTTCATCTTGATGCCCACAG GTGGCGGTAAGAGTTTGTGTTACCAGCTGCCGGCCTGCTTGTCATCAGGAGTCACCGTCGTTATCTCGCCACTGAAATCGCTCATTGTCGACCAGGTGCAGAAACTCACTACGCTGGAT ATTCCAGCAACAAGTTTGTCTGGTGATAAAAGTGACAGTGAAGCGGGGAGGATTTACATGCAGCTCTCCAGGAAAGACCCCATCGTTAAACTTCTCTACGTCACACCGGAAAAG GTGAGTGCCAGTCACAAGCTGATCTCCGCCCTGCACAACCTGTACGAGCGAGGCCTACTAGCCCGGTTCGTCATAGACGAGGCACACTGCGTCAGTCAG TGGGGCCACGATTTCCGTCCGGACTACAAGCGGTTGCACGAACTGCGGCAGAAGTTCCCTAATGTGCGGATGATGGCTCTGACGGCCACTGCCACGCCTCGTGTCCAGAAAGATATCCTCAACCAGCTGAACATGACTCAGCCGCAGGT GTTCACCATGAGTTTCAACCGGACCAACCTGAAGTATTCTGTGCTGTCCAAGAAACCCAAGAAGGTGGATGAGGACTGTATCACCTGGATCAAGAAGCACTACCCAC GTGACTCCGGCATTGTGTACTGCCTGTCCCGTAACGACTGCGACACCATGGCCGAGAGCCTCCAGAGAGCAGGGATATTAGCACGGTCGTATCACGCCGGCCTGAGCGACGGCGACAGAGAGTATGCGCAGACGAAGTGGATCAATCAGGACGGCTGCCAG GTCATCTGTGCCACCATAGCTTTTGGCATGGGCATCGACAAGCCTGACGTGCGCTACGTGATCCACGCCAGTCTGCCCAAATCGGTGGAGGGTTACTACCAGGAGTCGGGACGAGCcggcagagacggagagatcTCTCATTGCATACTGTTCTACTCCTACGCCGACGTGCAACGCATCAAGAGGATCATCGGCT tgGACAAAGAAGGTGACAAACACACCAAGGCGACTCATTTCAACAACCTCCACAGCATGGTGCACTTCTGCGAGAACATGATGGATTGTAGAAGAATTCAGCTGCTCGCCTACTTCGGAGAGCTCAACTTCAGCAAGAGCTTCTGTAAAGACCACGCCGACGTGAGCTGCGACAACTGTGCGAAACCCAAC CAATACAAGATGAGAAATGTTACCGAAGACGTGACGAAGATCGTGAGGTTTGTCCAGGAGAACTGCGAGAAAGTCGGAGCGAGGTTCGGCAAGACTGCTCAACAAAACCGGCTGACGCTCAACATGCTCGTGGATATCTTCCTAG GGTCTAAATCTGCGAAGATGCAAACTGGAATGTTTGGGATGGGAAAAGCCTACTCCAGACATAACGCCGACCGACTCTTCAAGAAACTGGTCCTGGACAACGTTCTAGTCGAGGACCTGCACATCACGTACAACGGCCAAGCGGTATCTTATACCTCTGCCGGACCAAAGGCCATGAACGTGCTGTCCGGACACATGCAG GTGGAGTTCTATGAGACGGAAAGCGCGTCGAGCATCAGGAAGCACAAAGCCGCCGTTGCCAAGAACGTCTCGCAGAGAGACGAGATGGTTCAACAGTGTCTGAAGGAGCTGACCGACCTGTGCAAGCAGCTCGGCAAAGCGTTTGGCATTCACTACTACAACATCTTCTCCACCGCTACCTTGAAAAAGATCGCTG AGAAGCTGTCCTCTGACCCTGAAGTCCTCCTTCAGATCGACGGTGTGACGGAGGACAAACTGGAGAAATATGGAGCTGAGGTCATTCAAGTCCTACAGAAATACTCCGAGTGGCAGCTGCCTG GAGAGCAGGCCGACGGTGGTGGGGAACAGTGGATAGACACGACTCGAGGGCGTGCAAACATAGATtacgatgacgatgatgacacAGAGTCCTCCACTTACTTTCGTAATCAGGGCGCACAGGGACGGAAGAGGAAGAAAGCTCCGTTCTTCCAGTATTCCAAGAGGAAAGCATACGGCAATGCAAGCTCTAACTCCAGGGG TCAAGGCTACAACAGCAATAAGTCCTGGTCGTCGTCGGCCTCCAGAGGGGGATCGAGAGCTGCCGGTCGGGGGTCCAGGAGCACCGCAGGAGACGCGTCAGCGGGCAGGAGACCGGGCTTCCTGGCGGCCCCCACCCCTCAAACCAAACAGCGGCCCTTCTTAAAACCAACCTTTTCCCACTTGAGCTGA
- the blm gene encoding Bloom syndrome protein homolog isoform X3: MSALPQNNLQEQLARHSSSAPSRLSLAKPKPGAFSFKKKSSSGTTKVEVQTKLERPQKINNFFPVTSKGKSDSVSSAGTCAPSAHARSAVSTAPAKHESQSTCGNGTATSLDASLGFPMDEWDDFDDFETPVKAKNDSFSSETLGNSTKPVSPPVGEKNGFTGKLNLDASVMTPDLSKKNGLCMETDELEHGVNKAAVSPAELFLDDSPVKPRQRPHAHLKSVMSDSDDDNDVVFEPFGEKTDDKKKTIDPTVIELDEYSEPEDDKDYIPPSPPPDVISYTASVVETRSKMTDAKSRGSQVHAKGPITAPREPLVQHSKDKINEELFSIMDSICSLVDSIPEYELIGLCCGSELLLKRAQRKRILATGGDALFRMQQPDSTVISEPSLKYNSSVGCDMSSVLSSSSSVPVDPKKPPHIRRSSVIPMNYDSHPSDSIIDAEPLHSKDSRTLHVEYESVCDSPSPHNLTESSFNFSKKPSTNLDGSDLFFSPKKQEAISRNKTTAAATEDTGPDDFDIDDFDIDDFNDSDIPDYFDEPSTLSLSGQNSSTVSTTVREGGPSKSLWEKKPTTPASAPKPPKICSPEPTFRNPAHDRFRGFNFPHSQEMMKIFHKRFGLHQFRFNQLEAINATLQGEDSFILMPTGGGKSLCYQLPACLSSGVTVVISPLKSLIVDQVQKLTTLDIPATSLSGDKSDSEAGRIYMQLSRKDPIVKLLYVTPEKVSASHKLISALHNLYERGLLARFVIDEAHCVSQWGHDFRPDYKRLHELRQKFPNVRMMALTATATPRVQKDILNQLNMTQPQVFTMSFNRTNLKYSVLSKKPKKVDEDCITWIKKHYPRDSGIVYCLSRNDCDTMAESLQRAGILARSYHAGLSDGDREYAQTKWINQDGCQVICATIAFGMGIDKPDVRYVIHASLPKSVEGYYQESGRAGRDGEISHCILFYSYADVQRIKRIIGLDKEGDKHTKATHFNNLHSMVHFCENMMDCRRIQLLAYFGELNFSKSFCKDHADVSCDNCAKPNQYKMRNVTEDVTKIVRFVQENCEKVGARFGKTAQQNRLTLNMLVDIFLGSKSAKMQTGMFGMGKAYSRHNADRLFKKLVLDNVLVEDLHITYNGQAVSYTSAGPKAMNVLSGHMQVEFYETESASSIRKHKAAVAKNVSQRDEMVQQCLKELTDLCKQLGKAFGIHYYNIFSTATLKKIAEKLSSDPEVLLQIDGVTEDKLEKYGAEVIQVLQKYSEWQLPAGEQADGGGEQWIDTTRGRANIDYDDDDDTESSTYFRNQGAQGRKRKKAPFFQYSKRKAYGNASSNSRGQGYNSNKSWSSSASRGGSRAAGRGSRSTAGDASAGRRPGFLAAPTPQTKQRPFLKPTFSHLS; the protein is encoded by the exons ATGTCCGCTCTCCCGCAGAATaacctgcaggagcagctggCGAGGCACAGCAGCAGCGCTCCGAGCAGGCTGTCTCTGGCCAAACCCAAACCGGG GGCCTTTTCTTTCAAGAAGAAGTCCTCGTCGGGTACGACAAAGGTGGAAGTCCAAACAAAG CTTGAGAGACCGCAAAAAATCAACAACTTCTTCCCTGTAACTTCAAAAGGCAAGTCGGACTCTGTCAGCTCAGCAGGTACCTGTGCTCCCTCAGCCCACGCTCGTTCAGCAGTGTCTACCGCTCCAGCTAAACATGAGAGCCAGTCCACTTGTGGAAATGGCACCGCCACGAGTCTGGATGCATCTCTTGGATTCCCGATGGACGAGTGGGATGATTTTGATGACTTTGAAACTCCCGTCAAAGCAAAAAATGACTCCTTCAGTTCAGAAACATTGGGGAACAGTACCAAGCCGGTCTCCCCCCCTGtcggagaaaaaaatggattcacgGGGAAACTAAACCTTGACGCCTCTGTGATGACGCCAGACTTGAGCAAGAAGAATGGTCTTTGTATGGAAACTGATGAGCTGGAACACGGTGTCAACAAGGCCGCAGTTTCACCAGCAGAGCTTTTCCTGGATGATTCCCCCGTTAAGCCTAGACAACGTCCTCACGCTCACCTGAAGTCTGTCATGAGCGACAGTGACGATGACAACGATGTTGTGTTTGAGCCTTTTGGAGAAAAGACAG atgataagaaaaaaacaattgaccCCACAGTAATAGAGCTCGATGAATACTCGGAGCCTGAGGATGACAAGGACTACATTCCCCCTTCACCACCTCCAGATGTGATCTCTTATACGGCTTCTGTAGTGGAGAcgag ATCTAAAATGACTGACGCTAAAAGCAGGGGCAGCCAAGTACACGCCAAGGGACCCATCACTGCTCCGCGTGAACCTTTGGTTCAACactcaaaagacaaaataa ACGAGGAGCTTTTCAGTATCATGGATTCCATCTGCTCTCTGGTTGATTCCATCCCTGAATATGAACTAATAGGTCTGTGTTGTGGAAGTGAGCTTTTACTGAAAAGGGCTCAAAg GAAGAGGATTCTTGCGACTGGTGGCGATGCTCTGTTCAGGATGCAGCAGCCAGACAGCACTGTGATTTCTGAACCCAGCTTAAAATACAATTCCTCCGTTGGCTGTGACATGTCCAGTGTCTTGTCTTCTAGCAGCTCCGTCCCCGTGGACCCAAAAAAACCTCCTCACATCAGGAGGTCATCAGTAATCCCTATGAACTATGACTCTCATCCCTCTGACAGTATTATTGACGCGGAGCCCTTGCACAGTAAAGACAGCAGGACATTACACGTGGAGTATGAGAGTGTATGTGACTCTCCATCACCTCACAACCTCACGGAATCATCTTTTAATTTCTCAAAGAAGCCGAGCACGAACCTGGATGGCTCAGATCTCTTCTTCTCACCCAAGAAGCAAGAGGCGATTTCGCGGAACAAAACAACCGCCGCAGCGACAGAAGACACAGGACCGGACGACTTTGACATAGACGACTTTGACATAGACGACTTTAATGACTCGGACATCCCCGATTACTTTGATGAACCCTCgactttgtctctgtctggaCAAAACTCAAGCACTGTGTCCACAAcggtgagagagggggggccgAGCAAGTCTCTGTGGGAGAAGAAACCAACAACACCTGCGTCTGCGCCCAAGCCTCCAAAGATCTGCTCCCCTG AGCCCACCTTCAGAAACCCAGCCCACGATCGATTCCGAGGGTTCAACTTCCCCCACTCCCAGGAGATGATGAAGATCTTCCACAAGCGTTTTGGTCTGCATCAGTTCAGGTTCAATCAACTGGAAGCCATTAATGCGACGCTTCAGGGAGAAGACTCGTTCATCTTGATGCCCACAG GTGGCGGTAAGAGTTTGTGTTACCAGCTGCCGGCCTGCTTGTCATCAGGAGTCACCGTCGTTATCTCGCCACTGAAATCGCTCATTGTCGACCAGGTGCAGAAACTCACTACGCTGGAT ATTCCAGCAACAAGTTTGTCTGGTGATAAAAGTGACAGTGAAGCGGGGAGGATTTACATGCAGCTCTCCAGGAAAGACCCCATCGTTAAACTTCTCTACGTCACACCGGAAAAG GTGAGTGCCAGTCACAAGCTGATCTCCGCCCTGCACAACCTGTACGAGCGAGGCCTACTAGCCCGGTTCGTCATAGACGAGGCACACTGCGTCAGTCAG TGGGGCCACGATTTCCGTCCGGACTACAAGCGGTTGCACGAACTGCGGCAGAAGTTCCCTAATGTGCGGATGATGGCTCTGACGGCCACTGCCACGCCTCGTGTCCAGAAAGATATCCTCAACCAGCTGAACATGACTCAGCCGCAGGT GTTCACCATGAGTTTCAACCGGACCAACCTGAAGTATTCTGTGCTGTCCAAGAAACCCAAGAAGGTGGATGAGGACTGTATCACCTGGATCAAGAAGCACTACCCAC GTGACTCCGGCATTGTGTACTGCCTGTCCCGTAACGACTGCGACACCATGGCCGAGAGCCTCCAGAGAGCAGGGATATTAGCACGGTCGTATCACGCCGGCCTGAGCGACGGCGACAGAGAGTATGCGCAGACGAAGTGGATCAATCAGGACGGCTGCCAG GTCATCTGTGCCACCATAGCTTTTGGCATGGGCATCGACAAGCCTGACGTGCGCTACGTGATCCACGCCAGTCTGCCCAAATCGGTGGAGGGTTACTACCAGGAGTCGGGACGAGCcggcagagacggagagatcTCTCATTGCATACTGTTCTACTCCTACGCCGACGTGCAACGCATCAAGAGGATCATCGGCT tgGACAAAGAAGGTGACAAACACACCAAGGCGACTCATTTCAACAACCTCCACAGCATGGTGCACTTCTGCGAGAACATGATGGATTGTAGAAGAATTCAGCTGCTCGCCTACTTCGGAGAGCTCAACTTCAGCAAGAGCTTCTGTAAAGACCACGCCGACGTGAGCTGCGACAACTGTGCGAAACCCAAC CAATACAAGATGAGAAATGTTACCGAAGACGTGACGAAGATCGTGAGGTTTGTCCAGGAGAACTGCGAGAAAGTCGGAGCGAGGTTCGGCAAGACTGCTCAACAAAACCGGCTGACGCTCAACATGCTCGTGGATATCTTCCTAG GGTCTAAATCTGCGAAGATGCAAACTGGAATGTTTGGGATGGGAAAAGCCTACTCCAGACATAACGCCGACCGACTCTTCAAGAAACTGGTCCTGGACAACGTTCTAGTCGAGGACCTGCACATCACGTACAACGGCCAAGCGGTATCTTATACCTCTGCCGGACCAAAGGCCATGAACGTGCTGTCCGGACACATGCAG GTGGAGTTCTATGAGACGGAAAGCGCGTCGAGCATCAGGAAGCACAAAGCCGCCGTTGCCAAGAACGTCTCGCAGAGAGACGAGATGGTTCAACAGTGTCTGAAGGAGCTGACCGACCTGTGCAAGCAGCTCGGCAAAGCGTTTGGCATTCACTACTACAACATCTTCTCCACCGCTACCTTGAAAAAGATCGCTG AGAAGCTGTCCTCTGACCCTGAAGTCCTCCTTCAGATCGACGGTGTGACGGAGGACAAACTGGAGAAATATGGAGCTGAGGTCATTCAAGTCCTACAGAAATACTCCGAGTGGCAGCTGCCTG CAGGAGAGCAGGCCGACGGTGGTGGGGAACAGTGGATAGACACGACTCGAGGGCGTGCAAACATAGATtacgatgacgatgatgacacAGAGTCCTCCACTTACTTTCGTAATCAGGGCGCACAGGGACGGAAGAGGAAGAAAGCTCCGTTCTTCCAGTATTCCAAGAGGAAAGCATACGGCAATGCAAGCTCTAACTCCAGGGG TCAAGGCTACAACAGCAATAAGTCCTGGTCGTCGTCGGCCTCCAGAGGGGGATCGAGAGCTGCCGGTCGGGGGTCCAGGAGCACCGCAGGAGACGCGTCAGCGGGCAGGAGACCGGGCTTCCTGGCGGCCCCCACCCCTCAAACCAAACAGCGGCCCTTCTTAAAACCAACCTTTTCCCACTTGAGCTGA